The genomic region CCCCACCTGACCTGAAGAAATCAGAGAGGTGACGGTGATCAGGCTGCGGTCGCGTGGCGCAAGGCCGGGACGGAGCCAGAGGTCCTTGAACAATACGCCGTTCGTATATTCCACTACGCCTTGCGACACGGCCCCGACGGTCTGCTCGACGCCCTTGGCGCGCTCGGCGTCCGCGGCCTCGTCCAGCGGAAGCGGAGTAGCAGATGCTTCCGGAAGCTGGTCCGCCCCAATCCCGCGGGCGGAGAACACCTGCTTGGCTACCGCGACAGCGCCCGTCGCGTTGGCCCATCCGGAATAGAAGGCGAGATGGGTGATGATTTCGGAGAGCTCCGCAGGCGTTACGCCGTTGTCGAGCGCGAGATTGAAGTGATACGGCATCTCGACAGGCTGGTTGCGGGCGATCAACACTGCAACAGTGATCACGCTACGATCGCGCGGGGAGAGGCCCGGACGCTTCCACAGGTCACCGAGCAGAATGCCCTGGGGTGTATTTCGCAAGCGCCGGTGAAACGGCCTGCACGTCTTCCATGCTGACGGGGGCAGACGCGAACCGTTGCTTGTCGTCCTCGCCCAGAGCGGGCACCGAGGCGGCGAGGGTCATGGAGAGCGCCGTGGCGGCTAGCTTGTTCATATCCGGATCCTTTTCGACAGCAATGAACGGAGAGACGAGAAAGCGTCGTCGACCGTAAAGGTGGAGCGGCCTCATTGCAGGATTAGATGCTATCTTCTGATAGGACTTATGTGCGCCACGCATAAAAGCCCTCACTGCACGTGAGTGGTCATCCATGGCCAACCCGGATCTGAACGGGGCCTTTTGAAGATCAGGTCGGGCTTGCCCTCGATCTCCGGGACGACCTTTATGCATAGGAGTTCGAGAAGAATGGCCGGAGCATGAACGTCCGTATCGACGGCACCGCGTCTTCAACTCCGCTACCGACCTAGGTGATCGCCTACGCTCCCTTTCAGATCCCCACGCGCTTCATGTGTTCTTCCGGATACCGGGCGCCGTGGATCCGAATGTCCGAAGCTTCGATCTCGTAGAGGTCTTCCGCAGATAACTGGACGCCGAGCGAGCCGACGTTCTCGTCGAACCTCTCGAGCTTGCGCGTGCCGAACAACGGCACGATCCATGGCTTTCGTGCCAACAGCCACGCCAGCGCGACCTGGGCGGGCGTCGCGCGGTGGCGGTCCGCGATGTGCGCCAGCAGTTCGACCAGCTTCCGGTTTGCCTCACGCGCTTCCGGAGCGAAGCGGGGAACGCTGTTGCGCATGTCGGATTTATCGAAGGCAGTGTCGACGTCGATCTTGCCAGTCAGGAATCCTTTGCCAAGCGGGCTGAACGGAACCAGGCCGATGCCAAGTTCCTCCAGCGTCGGAATGACTTCAGCCTCCGGTTCGCGCGTCCATAAGGAATATTCGCTCTGCAGCGCCGCCACCGGCTGAACGGCATGGGCGCGACGGATCGAACTCGCTCCGGCCTCGGACAGGCCGAACCAGCGGACCTTGCCTTCCGCGATGAGATCCTTAACCACGCCCGCGACATCCTCCATCGGCACCTCGGGATCGACGCGATGCTGATAGAGCAGGTCGATATGATCAGTGCGGAGACGCTTCAGGCTCCCTTCGACGGCGCGCCGGATGTGATCGGGCTTGCTGTTGACGCCGCCATGGTGGACGCCGGTATCGGCATCAATGTCCCAGCCGAACTTGGTGGCGATCTTCACCTGATCGCGGAGCGGTTCCAATGCCTCACCGACCATATCCTCGTTGGTGAACGGACCGTAGACCTCCGCAGTGTCGAAGAAGTCCATCCCGCGTTCGACGGCCCTCCGGAGAAGCCGGATCATGTCGTCGCGGTCGCCAAGTTCGCGGGCCTTGCCATAGCCCATGGCACCGAGCGAAAGCGCCGAGACCTCGAGTCCCTGTCCAAGCATACGTTTCTGCATGTCGTGCTCTCCTTCAGGAGCGGGGCGTGATCCCACGACGTCGGATCATACTCCAAGGCTTCGGTCTCAAGCTTTAGGTATGTCAGCGTAGCCGTGAGTGTATGCGGCTTTCCTGCTAGGACTTATGAATGTGGCGCATGAATGCCACCGAGGCCCTCACGCATGTGTGGTCCGGATCACGCAGAGCAAGAACGCGATCTGCCATCGATTTGAAGGCACGATGTGCTTTATGCCGTGTGGAAGACTGCTATGGCTGAGGCGCGAGCAGGGCTTACAATGATTGTTCTGCCATCAAAGCAGGTTGAGAGGATTGTACGGGTTGGCCGGGGCAAACTCGTTGGTCCAGGCTCGCTTGTGGATTTCCCACGGCGAAGCATCTGCCTCACGCGGCGGTAACCTTATCGGGATCAATATCCACGCCGAACGGTCGGTTCGCGAAATCCGGAGAGGTCTGCATTTGCTCGATGGATGTCCAGTTTTCCTCGAATTCGCCGAAGTTGCTGACGTTGAGCTCGATAAAGTTTCGGTCAGGATCCTCGTAGTAGAATGCGGTCTGCGCCCCCTCGTCGACGGCAAGCACCGGGACGATGCCGAGAGGCTTCAGCCGGGCATAAGTGCCGAGGAGCTCATCGAGCGTGCGGTACGCAAAGGCAACATGCTGAAGGCGTGTATGGCGTGAACGCTCGTCGAACTCTTTCAGCAAAACCCCTTTCATACGGCAAATCAGATCGTTCATATGACGGGCCTTTCTGCGCCGACTGTCAATGCAGCGCTCGCTGACTTGGAGCGTTTGGGGATTGTCGACGAGGTGACAGGTCGCAAGCGTGGCCGTGTTTTCAGCTACCCTAGATATCCCGCAATCTTAAGCGAAGGCACTGATCCCCCTGCCTGCGACGTGACTAAATCACCGGTCGCAAGTTCGAATCTCTTCAAGGCGCTCCTTGTTGGTCTGAGCGTGAGAACATTCGCGTGTTCGTGCAACGGGCAACGATTTCATGGAAATCGCAAAGGGGACGCAACTTGCAAAATATCCCAGTCTCCTACACTCTCCCGTTGCGAGCGGGGGAGGGAACTATGGGATTTGTCGATATAAGCGGACAGGTGGATGTCTTCCAATATTGGCCGCACGGCGGCTCTGATGTTGACACACTGAAATTCGTCCCCGACTTGGCGACGGCCACCTACCACTCGGACGGCGGCCCAGTGAATGTCAGGACATTCTTCGAGCGCGGCGGCGCGGTTCAAGCCCTATTCCGAGCCACGCCGTAAGTCAGGGCGAGCGCGCCGACCAGAACCGCACCTTTGATGAAATCCTGCGTGTAGTAAGGTGCATTGAGCATGGTCATTCCGTTGAGCAACACACCGACGAACACCGCGCCGACGATGGTGCCGACGACGTTCGGACGGCGCAGGCCGAGCACGGCGAAGCCAATCAAAGCGGCCGCCACCGAATCCATCAGCAACGATCCGCCCGAGGAAACGTCACCGCGCCCGACACGCGCAGCCACGATAATCCCGCCCAAGGCGGCGAGGGCGCCCGATACGACATAGGCGATCGTCTTGATGCGTGACGTGTCGGCTCCGGCGAGACGCGTTGCCATTTCGTTGCCGCCCGTGGCGAACAGCAACCGGCCGAAACGGGTGCGTTCGGTTAGGATGAACAGGAGTGCCGCGACGATGAGCATGAGGAGCACCGGCAACGGCACCGTTTCCAGGAAACTTGACCGTCCAATCATCAGAAACAGCGGATCGATCTTGCCGGATGCCTTCGATCCATCCGGAAGGATAAGCCCAACCGATATCGAGCGCCCTGCCGTGGGAATAAGCTGAAGCCCAGCCAGTAGAAACATCGTCGCGAGCGTTGCCAGAAGGTCTGGTACCTTCAACTTGACGATGAGAAACGCGTTCGCAAAACCAACGAGCGCGCCAAAGGCGAGCACAAGGGCAGTTGTTTCTAGCGCGCCGAGGCCAAGGACGATCATCAAATAGCTTGCCGCCATGACGCTCGATGCTGCAACCGCGCCGACCGACAGGTCAAAGCCGCCGATCGCCAGTGTCACCGTGACGCCCGCGCCGATGATGGCGACGACGGACACGGATTGCAGGATGCTCATCAGATTGGCGAGCGTCATGAAGGCTGGCTGTGCGACCGAAAAGACCACGATGACCCCGCCGAGAAGCAGGAAGACCGAGCCGCGTCTTACGGCCTCGCGCAGGATTTCAAGAGGCTGCGCCGGTCGATGCGCCTGAAGTTCGTTGTGGCTTGCGGTCATGCGGTCAACTGTCCTTCTGGCGCATACATTGCATCGTCGGCCCCTTCAAAGAGGCTGTGATTGGAAATATGAACCATGCGATCTGCAACCTCATATGCCTCCTCCGGATCGGAGGTCGCGATCAGGGTGGCGCGGTCGCGATGGTCGCGAAGGATGTGGATAATGTCTTGCCGGGCGCCGACATCCACGCCTTGAAACGGCTCGTCAAGGAGCAGGAGCCGGCTGGGTTCGGCTTCCCATCGGGCAAGGACGGCCTTCTGCTGGTTGCCGCCCGAGAGCGACCATATGGAAGCCCGCGGACCTTGCGCCTTGATGCCGAGTCGCCGGATGGCCGCCACGGCCTCGCGCGTCTCCCGGCCGGAGTAAAGAAAACCCGATGGATACCATCGCTTGAGATGCGGAAGGCTGATCGTTGCAGCCAGGCTTTCGCCCGGCCACCCAGCGGGAATGAGCGATGACCGGTGGCGGTCTTCGGCGGCCATGACAACCCCCGCCGCGATGGCTTCCGCCGGGCCGGCGGGGTGGTAGGCGCGCCCGTCGAGACGCATGCTGCCTGCTGCAAGCGCGCCTCTTCCGAAGATCGCCGACAGGAGGCGGCTCTTGCCAGCGCCGAGGACGCCGGTGATCGCCACCACTTCACCTTCGTGAACAGTAAAATCAAACGGCCGGCTGCCGGGTAGAAGTACCGCCTGTTTCAGTTCAAGGACGGGGCGGCCGGATAGTGCCCTTCGGTCAGGACGTGCCGATTTCAGTGGCCGGCCAATCATCGTTTCGATGGCGGCCCCAAAATCGATGGGACGCGTAAAAGTGCCGACATCCCGGCCGCCGCGCAGCACCACCACGTGATCGGCGAGAGACATGAGATCGGTGGTTCGATGGGAGATATAAAGGATCGCAATGCCGCGCGACTTCAGCACGCGCAAGAATGTGTAAAGGCGTTGGCTCTCGTTCGATGACAGACTTGCCGTCGGCTCATCGAGAATAAGCAGTTCGGCCTTGTTGGAAAGAGCGCGCGCAATGGCGACGAGTTGGCGATCTGCGGTGCCGAGATCGCCAAAGCGGCGCTCGAGCGGTAGCGTGATGCCGACTTCATCGAGAATGCGCGCGGCTGCACGGCGAACCGAAGCGGCAGACAGGAAAAAAGGCTCCCGCCCGTCGACGTAACGATCGAGCAGAAGCGCGTCGGCCACCGTCAGATCGGGAATACCAACAACATCCGTTGATTGGTGCACGGTCACTACGCCGCTGCGGGCTGCCTCGGCGGGGCTATTGGGCTGAAAGAGGGCGCCTTTCCAAAAAATGATGCCGCTGTCGGCGCGGTGGACACCGGAGAGTACCTTGACGAGTGTCGATTTACCCGCGCCGTTCGCGCCCATCAGCGCGACGATCTCTCCCGCCTGCAGCGAAAGGGACGCATCGGCCAGGGCAAGGGTTGAGCCGAACGAAAGGGAAAGAGACTGGATGTCGAGCAGGGGCATCACGTTACGGGTTCCGAACCTTCGCCTTTTTCGTATCCTAGTAAGCGGCCGAGACAAGGTGCGGCATGCGATAGTTGATAAATTTTGTAGAAAATATTTCCCGGCAACGCATTGCTCATAAGTGAGGGCTCGTTCCTGGTTATTGGGCCGCCCGGCAAAATTAGTTCGCTCACGTCCATTTTGGCGCGAATTATTATTTATAAAAATTGTAGACTATATGGATGATTGGTATTGCCGATAACCGCTTTCAATGGGGACGCTTTACATGAATCCGATCGTTCGTTTCGCACTCGCTTCTTTTGCCGCACCACTGGCCATTGCGTTGCCGGCACTTGCTGACGGATTGAAAGGTGCGCCTGCACCGTTCGATAAAGGCGGGGTCAAGGTTGCGCTCATCAGCTACATCTCGGCCGGTGATTTTTTTCAGGCCTGTCAGGCGGGCGCGGAAGCGCAGGCAAAATCTCTCGGCATCGACCTGCGCATCTTTGCCGGCCGCCAGGATGCCGGCGAGCAGCGGGAACAAATCCTTCAAGCGATCAACCTCGGTGTCGAGGGTATCGTGATCGACCACGGTCTTCCCGAGTCGTTGAGCGACGTGGTCGATCAGGCGCTCGCAAAGAATATCAAGGTCGTTGCCTTCGACGTTAATCTGAACAATCCCAAGATTCCGCAGGTCGAGCAGTCCGATCATCGCCTTGCACAACTCGCGCTCGACCAGGCGATCAAGGACAACGGCAACAGCTTCAAGGCCGGTTACGTCTATGTTGCAGGCTTCGCACCGCTCGACCGGCGCAATGAGATCTGGGACAAGGTCAAGGCTGCCAATCCGGATATCGCCGAGACGGTTCGCTTTGGCAACGTCAGCGACACGACGGCCGTGACAACCGCAGACCAGGCGAAGGCAGCGCTGCGCGCCAATCCCGATATCTCCGTCGTCTTTGCGCCCTACGACGAATTCGCGCGTGGTGTCAAACTGGCGCTGACCGATCTGGGCCTCGCCGAGAAGGTGAAAATCTATTCGGCCGATATATCGACGGCAGACATTCAGGAGATCACCGAACCGGGCAGTCCTTGGATCGCAACTGCTGCAACCAACCCTGCCGTTGTCGGCGCGGTCTCGATTCGGGCTGCTGCCTTGCAGATCGCAGGGGAGACCGTTCCGCAAAATATCGTGGTCGAGCCGGTGCTCCTGACCCAGGACCAACTCCGCTCAGCGAACGTTCAGACGATTGAGGATCTCGCCAAGAAGATCCCCGCCTTCTCCACGAGTGCGGCTGCGACGGCCGACTGGATACCCGCCGCTGCGTTTTGACAGATGGCCGTCTGTCGCGCGCGCCCGGTGAGACCGGAATGATAGGCTTAAACCCGGGCAAACGCCGGTTAGGCGTTTGCCCATCGCTGTGTTCGGGATCAATGCGTTGGCTTCCGGCATTTCCTCAAGCCCCGGTTTTTGAGTGACGATTTTCTCCTTGGCGATCGCAAACGAAATCTCCTTCCTCGCGACAGATAAAGACTACTGAAACTATAGACAATATATTCTTGATCACTGGAGATGGGCATGAGCGAAAAATCAATTCTGGGCAGGTTCGCCCGCCGGGATATTTTGAAATGGTCGGCGGTCGCCGGGGCGGCAGCTGCGGGCACAACGCTGCTCAGCGGCACGGTCGCCTTCGCTGCTGAAGAGGGATCGCTGAAAGGTAAGCGCATCGGCATCAGCACCGCTGGAACCGATCATTTTTTTGACCTCCAGGCCTATAATGCCCAGATCGAAGAGGTGAAGCGTCTTGGTGGAGAACCAATCGCCGTCGATGCTGGCCGCAATGACGGCAAGCTCGTTTCCCAACTCCAGACGCTGATTGCTCAGAAGCCGGATGCGATCGTCCAGCTTCTTGGGACCCTGACGGTCATCGATCCCTGGCTGAAGAGGGCACGGGAAGCCGGCATCCCGGTATTGACCATCGATGTCGGATCGACCAATTCGCTGAACAACTCGACCTCGGACAATTGGGGGATCGGAAAAGATCTCGCTTTGCAGCTGGTCTCGGATATTGGGGGCGAGGGTAATATCGTCGTCTTCAACGGCTTCTACGGCGTGACGCCCTGTGCGATCCGTTACGACCAACTCGTCAACGTCGTGAAATATTTCCCGAAGGTCCAGATCATTCAGCCGGAACTGAGGGACGTCATTCCGAACACGGTACAGGACGCCTTCGCACAGGTGACCGCGATCCTCAACAAGTATCCGGAGAAGGGATCGATCAAGGCGATCTGGTCGGCCTGGGATATTCCGCAGCTCGGCGCCACGCAGGCGCTCGTCGCCGCCGGCCGCACCGAGATCAAGACGTACGGCGTCGACGGCAGTCCGGAGGTGTTGCAGCTCGTTGCCGATCCGAACTCGCCGGCTGCTGCGGACGTTGCCCAGCAGCCAGCCGAGCTTGGTCGTACCGCCATCCGCAATGTCGCGCGCCTGCTGGCAGGCGAAACGCTGCCGCGTGAGACCTATGTTCCGGCTCTCCTTGCGAACAAGGGCAATGTCGGCGAGGTCTCCAAGAAACTTGGCATCGGCTGATCCTCCCAAGCCATGCCCGGACCGCGGCGTTTGTGCCGCGGTCTGTCTCAATTCACCCAGCCAAGGAGGATTTCATGACGGCTGCGACGGACGCGATCATCCGGCTGACGGGGATCGAAAAGAGTTTCGGCGGCGCAAGAGCGCTTTCGGGCGTGTCGTTTGCCGTGGCGCGCGGTACGGTGCACGGGCTGGTCGGGCAGAACGGGGCCGGAAAGTCAACCTTAATCAAACTGCTCGCCGGCCTGCACAAAGCGGACGCGGGCGTGATCGAATTCGATGGCCGGTCTTACGAGCGCTTGACGCCGCATCTTGCCGAAGAGCTTGGAATCCACTTCATCCATCAGGACCGGTTGCTGGTGCCGACCTTTACTGTCGGAGAGGCGCTCTTTCTCGGCCGCGAGCTGCGCATTGCCGGCACGCCTTTTCTCGATCGCCGCCTCATGCAACGCCGTGCCGCCGAAGTTCTGGACAGATATTTCGGCTTGCGCCTGCCCAATTCCACTTTGATCGCCGAGCTTTCGACCGCGGAAAAGCAGATCATCCAGATCACCCGCGCGCTCTTGAATGCGCCGAAGGTGCTTGTGTTCGACGAGCCGACGGCGGCGCTTGTCCGGCGTGAGGCCGATATCCTCTTCAAGCTGATCCGCAGGTTGCGTGAGGACGGCATCACCGTCATCTACATCTCTCATTATCTCGGTGAGATCGAAGGGCTGTGCGACACGGTGACGGTGCTGCGCAATGGCCGAGACGTCGCGACCGTTCGCGTTTCTGAAGCCACGGCCGCCGAAATCGCCGGGCTGATGGTCAACCGTGAGGTCGGCGAGCTCTACCCCAAGCGCCAGAGCGTTTTGGGCGAGACGCTGTTGCGCGTCGAAGGCTTGTCTTTGCCGGGACACTTCAGCGGGATTGATCTGACCATGCGCCGAGGCGAGATTCTGGGCCTTACGGGGCTGCTTGGCTCTGGCGCGAAGGAACTGATGCGGGCGCTGTTCGGTCTGGAAGCCGTGGCAGAGGGCTTTGTCGAGGTGGAAGGCAAAACCGTGTTGGCGGCGAGCCCGGCGCAAGCCGCGCGCCGTCGGATCGCTCTCGTACCGGAGGACCGGCGCCGCCACGGCGTAGCGCTGGACCTTAGTGTCGCAGAGAACACGACGCTCGCCAGTCTCGGCCGCTTTACGCGCGCCGGTCTTCTCGATACTCGCGCCGAAAACGCCGAAGCCGATAGGCTGATGAAGCGGCTCCAGATCAAGGCCGAGAGCCGCGAGGCTCTGGTGCGAACGCTGTCCGGCGGCAACCAGCAGAAGGTAGCGATCGCCAAATGGCTGAGCCGTCATTCCGAGATCTATCTGCTCGACGAGCCGACGGTCGGGGTCGATATCGCTGCAAAAGCAGAGATCTATTCATTGGTTGCAGAGCTCGTGGAGCGCGGCGCCGGCGTTCTCGTCCTCTCATCCGACTTGCCGGAACTTCTGGGAATCACCGATCGCATCCTTGTTCTTTTCCGCGGCCGCATCGTCCGCGAATTTGTCTCGAAAGATACGGCAGTCGATGAGGTGCTTGCGAAGGTAACCGGTTCATCGGAGGAGCTTCGTCATGCTGGTTGACGCCGCACTCAGTCCCGCGGACAACACGACCGTCACACAGCCGTCCCGTGCGCCGGCTGGACGGTTTAGCCGCCGTCTGACGACATTGATACTTCGGGGCGGCTCGCTTGCGGTTTTCGCGGCCGTGCTGATTTTTTTCTCCGTCTCTGCGCCTTACTTTCTTTCGCTCGGCAATGTCGGCAACGTGCTGGCGCAATCGGCAATCGCCGGAGTGCTTGCAGTGGGGCTTACCGTCGTCATCATCGCAGGCGGCGGCAATGTCGTCACTGGCGGTATCGATCTTTCGCTGGCGGCCAATATGGGGTTCAGCGCCGCAGTTTACGCCGCGCTTTCGCAGGCGGGACACGGGGATGCAGTAGCGGTGGCCGGCGCGCTTGCATCCGGGATTGCCATCGGCACGGTCAATGCCTTGGCAATCACCCTTGCCGGGATCATTCCGCTGCTCGCGACACTCGGAGTGATGAATATCGTCGCCGGGCTGGAGCTCGTCCTGACCCAGAACACGGTCATCCCCGCAACCGGCGACCTTTTGACGGTCCTCTCCGGCATTGGTCCGTTCGACGTGCCTGCGCTTGCCTACGTGCTGATCGGCTTTGCGGCGGTTGTCGCGCTCGTGGTGCAGGCAACGCCACTCGGCCTACGGCTATACGCCGTTGGCGAGTTTCCTGAGGCAGCGCGGGCTTCCGGCCTTTCCATCCGGCCTTTTATCGTCGGCTCGTTTGTCTTCAGTGGTCTGTGCGGCGGCATCGCCGGCATACTCTCCGTCTCTTATCTCAGCGGTAGCTCGACAGGGGCGGGAGAGTTTCTTTTGCCGGTGATCGTTATCGCATTGCTCGGCACCGTGTTTTCGCGGCGCCTGGTGCCGACGATCACAGGCACGCTGCTTTCCGCGCTTTTCGTCGGCTTCCTCGTTAACGGCTTCCAGTTACTCAATCTGTCGAGCACTCTCGTCAGCGGCATCCAAGGCGTTCTGATCCTGATCGTCGTTTCTGCAACAACGCTTTTGCGGAAACAGGAGACCCGCACATGAGCACGGTCCTCTCAGACGTAGGCGGATTCAACACTTCGAGCGCCGTGCTTCGCAAGGTGGCGCGCTACGCGCTCGTTGTGGCTCTCCTTGCCGTTTTTGCCGTCTTCTCCATTGCCGCCCCTGGTTTTCTGACGACGGCGAACCTGCTGAGCATTCTCGTCAACAATTTCACCCTGCTTGCTATTGTCGCCATCGCGATGACATTCGCGGTATCTGCGGGCGGCATCGATCTGTCGGTCGGGACGGCGATCGATTTTGCAAGCTTTGCCTTCGTCTCGCTGGTCCTTGCCGGCCAGCCGGTGGCCCTGGCACTCGCTGCCGGCATCGGCGCCGGCGCCCTCGTAGGAATCCTCAATGCGGCATTGATTTCCGGTATCGGGATTTCACCATTTCTTGCCACGCTCGGCACTCTTTTCATCGGACGCAGTGTGCAGCAGTTGCTGACCAATGGCGGAAACCCCGTTTATCTGCCGCCGGCGGGCGTGCCGGAGAGCTTCCGGTTCCTCGGCCGTGGGATCGTCGGCGGCATGCCGGTACCGCTCCTCATTGCCGCGGCCGTCATTCTCGTTGCTTTCGTGATCCTGACACGGAGCCGTTTTGGCCGCGTCGTGCTTTCGGCCGGAATCGCAGCGGGTGTGGTGCGCTATTCCGGTATCCCGCTTCGCTCGTACATCGCCGTCACCTACGTCCTCGTTTCGGCTATCGCCGCCATCGCCGGTCTCGTCCTCACCTCGACCGTGACGGTCTACATTCCGTCCTCGGGCAACGCTTTCCTGCTCAACGCTATCGGCGCGACCTTCATCGGCACGACCTTGAGCCGCCATGGACGGCCAAATGTCGCGGGAACCGTGCTCGGCGTGCTCCTCCTGAGCATCGTCGCCAACGGATTGCTTCTGACCGGCCTTAATTTTTACTGGCAGCAGGTTGGCACCGGACTCCTGATCTTCGCCGTCCTCGCCGTCAGTTTCGCCAATCGTAAAGCTGCCGTTGGGGTGTGAAGCCCGGCTAGCATGGAGGTTCTTATTCATGTCTCAAGTTTCCCTTTTGAATGCCACGCCCCTGTCCGCTGCGAGAATTGCAAGCGAGGAGGAAGCACTGGCCGTTGCGCGCGAACTGGCGGCAGAATTTTCCGAAGGGGCAAGCGAACGGGACCGGGAGCGGATCCTGCCTTACCGGGAGCTTGAGCGGCTGGCAAAGTCTGGTCTGCTCGCGATAACGGTTCCCGTCGAATATGGCGGCATTGACGTGTCCAATGCCGTCTTGGCCGAGGTAACGGCAATCCTTGCGGAAGCAGACGGTTCTATCGGTCAGATTCCGCAGAACCATTTCTATATCCTGGAGGCCCTTCGCCACGACGGCACCGAAGACCAGAAACGCTTCTATTTCGGGCGGGCGCTTGCCGGAGACAAATTCGGCAACGCGCTGTCGGAAACCGGGACCAGGACCGTTGGTCATTATAAGACCCGCATCACGACCGATGGCCCCGGCTTCCGTATCAATGGCCGCAAGTTCTATTCGACGGGCGTGCTTTTCGCCGACTGGATAGCCATTTTTGCCCTCAACGAGGACGAA from Rhizobium gallicum bv. gallicum R602sp harbors:
- a CDS encoding ABC transporter permease, encoding MSTVLSDVGGFNTSSAVLRKVARYALVVALLAVFAVFSIAAPGFLTTANLLSILVNNFTLLAIVAIAMTFAVSAGGIDLSVGTAIDFASFAFVSLVLAGQPVALALAAGIGAGALVGILNAALISGIGISPFLATLGTLFIGRSVQQLLTNGGNPVYLPPAGVPESFRFLGRGIVGGMPVPLLIAAAVILVAFVILTRSRFGRVVLSAGIAAGVVRYSGIPLRSYIAVTYVLVSAIAAIAGLVLTSTVTVYIPSSGNAFLLNAIGATFIGTTLSRHGRPNVAGTVLGVLLLSIVANGLLLTGLNFYWQQVGTGLLIFAVLAVSFANRKAAVGV